The Coregonus clupeaformis isolate EN_2021a chromosome 6, ASM2061545v1, whole genome shotgun sequence genome has a segment encoding these proteins:
- the LOC121568105 gene encoding tripartite motif-containing protein 42-like, which produces MPGTDSESGCWPRSRSSKNRSNPKAKHDAQTKAELDPVTRSLALHLCCPACDTLLLQPVSLPCGHCLCQPCLEGVHKKHSSTKASDAQQPQPCSQCPRCLVHYSLQPGGAWTFPENLLLANVSEQLLERLEGLRRVKQPKNTRAKETALRVTACEICSKQREAQRYCRTCGLNYCAKCLRKLHGNRAFQAHVLTEPVEGGCRDPCPTHHERSLSHCCLDDGALGCQGCMEQGHRGHDVSPIHEAHARRELEQAGKVKSQCEADMVSMDQLRARTGSDGAELRRRVREGFLSLRNVLLDQEAALLSHLDNLTSSTRSRARDFLQTSAPLLGSLTGLEVISEQALLEPDTVAFLTGAVALTQWLQRVNRDIHRPALTLQEGEPFKGVKMDFDALLRDLQGLLGTHLHWKSPEVAAVVSVVNGVEAAVLEGCCEVVPVPSCPGTPYRTRALADSPRSPRTPRSPRKLVMEEQLCLLAGDCSDKERHLLPRPPIIYQHIVSGATVEIFWMLPMGEEVETFDVHFQDAVIVGMAMEEGKGVVLVGLKTCNLQTAGLRLDTHYLFRARSVNSHGAGDWSSSYRVNTERQGDEAKAAVTQEI; this is translated from the exons ATGCCTGGTACTGATTCTGAATCTGGCTGTTGGCCGCGCTCGAGGTCTTCGAAGAACCGCTCCAACCCCAAAGCCAAACAC GATGCCCAGACCAAAGCTGAGCTAGACCCGGTGACCCGCTCCCTGGCTCTCCACCTGTGCTGCCCAGCCTGTGACACCCTCCTCCTCCAGCCTGTGTCTCTGCCCTGTGGCCACTGCCTCTGCCAGCCCTGCCTGGAAGGTGTCCACAAGAAGCACTCCAGCACCAAGGCCTCTGATGCCCAGCAGCCCCAGCCCTGCTCCCAGTGCCCCCGCTGCCTGGTCCACTACTCCCTCCAGCCCGGCGGGGCCTGGACCTTCCCAGAGAACCTTCTTCTGGCCAACGTATCTGAGCAGCTCCTGGAGAGGTTGGAGGGCCTGAGGCGGGTGAAGCAGCCCAAAAACACCCGGGCCAAGGAGACAGCCCTGAGGGTGACCGCCTGCGAGATCTGCTCTAAGCAACGCGAGGCCCAGCGCTACTGCCGCACCTGCGGCCTCAACTACTGTGCCAAGTGCCTGAGAAAACTCCATGGCAACCGGGCATTCCAGGCCCATGTGTTGACGGAGCCCGTGGAGGGTGGGTGCCGCGATCCGTGCCCCACCCACCATGAACGCTCCCTGTCCCACTGTTGCCTAGACGACGGAGCTCTGGGGTGCCAGGGGTGCATGGAACAGGGGCACCGGGGACACGACGTGTCACCCATCCATGAGGCCCACGCCCGCAGGGAGCTGGAGCAGGCTGGGAAGG TGAAGTCTCAGTGTGAAGCCGACATGGTGTCCATGGATCAGTTGAGGGCCCGGACGGGCTCTGACGGCGCCGAGCTGAGACGCCGCGTGCGCGAGGGCTTCCTGTCTCTCCGTAATGTCCTGCTAGACCAGGAGGCGGCACtgctctcccacctggacaaccTGACCTCCAGCACCCGCAGCAGAGCCAGGGACTTCCTCCAGACCTCTGCCCCACTCCTGGGCTCCCTGACTGGGCTGGAGGTGATCTCTGAGCAGGCCCTCCTGGAGCCCGACACAGTGGCCTTCCTGACCGGGGCTGTGGCGCTGACCCAGTGGCTGCAGAGGGTCAACAGGGACATCCACCGCCCTGCCCTGACTCTCCAGGAGGGGGAGCCCTTCAAGGGGGTGAAGATGGACTTTGATGCCCTCCTTAGAGACCTGCAGGGCCTGCTGGGGACCCACCTCCACTGGAAGAGCCCAGAAGTGGCTGCAGTGGTTTCCGTGGTGAACGGCGTGGAGGCAGCCGTTTTGGAGGGGTGCTGCGAGGTGGTGCCGGTGCCATCCTGCCCAGGGACCCCCTACCGCACCCGGGCCCTGGCGGACTCCCCCCGGAGCCCCCGGACCCCCAGGAGCCCCAGGAAGCTGGTGATGGAGGAACAGCTGTGCCTGCTGGCTGGGGACTGCAGCGATAAGGAGCGCCACCTGCTGCCCAGGCCCCCCATCATCTACCAGCACATCGTCAGTGGAGCCACTGTGGAG ATCTTCTGGATGCTGCCCATGGGCGAGGAGGTGGAGACCTTTgacgtccacttccaggatgcTGTGATCGTGGGGATGGCtatggaggaggggaagggagtggTCCTGGTGGGGCTGAAGACCTGCAACCTGCAGACGGCCGGGCTCCGCCTAGACACACACTACCTGTTCCGGGCACGCTCTGTCAACAGCCACGGGGCCGGGGATTGGAGCTCCTCCTACAGG GTGAACACCGAGCGCCAGGGAGACGAGGCCAAGGCAGCCGTGACACAGGAAATCTAA